Proteins encoded in a region of the Prunus persica cultivar Lovell chromosome G4, Prunus_persica_NCBIv2, whole genome shotgun sequence genome:
- the LOC18778382 gene encoding magnesium-chelatase subunit ChlI, chloroplastic, whose product MASILGSCSTAAFASRPLSSRTSRASIPSLSLSPGTSYGKKFYGGIGIHGKKRPQFHVAVTNVATEISPAEQAQRAAAKENQRPVYPFAAIVGQDEMKLCLLLNVIDPKIGGVMIMGDRGTGKSTTVRSLVDLLPEIKVVYGDPYNSDPEDPESMGAEVRESIVKGEELPVTMTKINMVDLPLGATEDRVCGTIDIEKALTEGVKAFEPGLLAKANRGILYVDEVNLLDDHLVDVLLDSAASGWNTVEREGISISHPARFILIGSGNPEEGELRPQLLDRFGMHAQVGTVRDAELRVKIVEERARFDKNPKEFRGSYQAEQEKLQQQIGSARSYLPSVQIDQDLKVKISKVCAELNVDGLRGDIVTNRAAKALAALKGRDKVTPEDIATVIPNCLRHRLRKDPLESIDSGLLVIEKFYEVFS is encoded by the exons ATGGCATCCATACTCGGAAGCTGCTCAACGGCAGCCTTTGCCTCTCGACCTCTCTCATCTCGCACTTCCAGGGCTtcaattccctctctctctttaagcCCAG GGACGAGTTATGGGAAGAAGTTTTATGGAGGGATTGGGATTCATGGAAAGAAGAGGCCTCAATTTCATGTGGCAGTGACCAATGTTGCCACTGAAATCAGCCCTGCTGAGCAG GCACAGAGGGCTGCTGCTAAGGAAAACCAGAGGCCAGTATATCCATTCGCTGCTATAGTGGGGCAAGATGAGATGAAACTGTGCCTTCTGCTGAATGTGATTGATCCCAAGATTGGGGGTGTCATGATCATGGGGGATAGGGGAACTGGAAAATCCACAACTGTTCGGTCCTTGGTTGACTTGCTTCCTGAAATCAAGGTAGTTTATGGTGATCCATACAATTCTGATCCCGAAGATCCAGAGTCCATGGGAGCGGAAGTTAGAGAGAGCATTGTGAAAGGGGAGGAACTTCCTGTCACCATGACTAAGATCAACATGGTTGATTTACCCTTGGGTGCTACAGAAGATAGAGTCTGTGGGACAATTGATATTGAGAAAGCTCTAACTGAGGGCGTCAAGGCATTTGAGCCTGGCCTTCTTGCAAAAGCTAACAGAGGAATTCTTTATGTGGACGAAGTTAATCTCTTGGATGATCATTTAGTGGATGTTTTATTGGATTCTGCTGCCTCCGGATGGAACACAGTGGAGAGAGAGGGTATTTCAATTTCACATCCTGCCCGGTTTATTTTGATTGGCTCAGGCAATCCAGAAGAAGGGGAGCTGAGGCCACAGTTGCTTGACCGTTTTGGGATGCATGCACAAGTTGGGACTGTAAGGGATGCAGAGCTCAGAGTGAAGATTGTGGAGGAGAGAGCTCGGTTTGACAAAAACCCCAAAGAATTTCGGGGTTCTTACCAAGCTGAGCAAGAAAAGCTTCAACAACAGATTGGCTCAGCTAGAAGTTACCTTCCATCTGTTCAGATTGATCAGGATCTCAAGGTGAAAATCTCTAAGGTTTGTGCAGAGTTGAACGTTGATGGATTGAGAGGAGACATAGTGACTAACAGGGCTGCAAAAGCTTTGGCTGCTCTAAAGGGAAGAGATAAGGTGACTCCAGAGGATATTGCTACCGTCATCCCTAACTGCTTAAGACATCGTCTTCGGAAGGATCCTTTAGAGTCAATTGACTCAGGCTTACTTGTCATTGAGAAGTTCTACGAGGTGTTTAGCTGA
- the LOC18778799 gene encoding nudix hydrolase 15, mitochondrial, with the protein MHSGSVEQRLQALAQHFIAEKAVKPGPAGPASTAAGTSKRAAVLVCLFKGEDGDLHVILTKRASTLSSNPGDVALPGGKREEGDADDVDTALREAKEEIGLDPSLVNVITVLQPIVTKRGMAVVPVIGLLSDIKAFSPAPNAAEVEAMFYAPLEMFLKDENRRAEEREWMGAKYLLHYFNYEADGKEYVIWALTAGILIRTASIVYQRQPPFSEQRPKFWSDVAQNTAMP; encoded by the exons ATGCATTCAGGCAGCGTTGAACAAAGGCTCCAAGCCTTAGCACAACATTTTATTGCCGAGAAAGCAGTGAAACCGGGTCCAGCAGGTCCTGCCAGCACCGCCGCCGGTACAAGCAAACGAGCAGCGGTTCTGGTGTGTTTGTTCAAAGGGGAAGATGGCGATCTGCACGTCATTCTCACAAAGCGAGCCTCAACTCTCTCTTCTAACCCCG GCGATGTTGCGCTCCCCGGCGGGAAAAGAGAGGAAGGGGATGCTGATGACGTGGACACTGCCCTTCGGGAGGCCAAGGAGGAGATCGGCTTGGACCCTTCCCTAGTCAACGTTATCACCGTTCTTCAACCCATTGTAACCAAG CGTGGTATGGCTGTGGTTCCTGTAATTGGCCTACTTTCAGACATAAAAGCATTTAGTCCAGCTCCAAATGCTGCAGAAGTGGAAGCAATGTTCTATGCTCCCTTGGAAATGTTTCTCAAGGATGAGAATAGGAGagcagaggagagagaatggaTGGGAGCCAAGTATCTGTTACATTATTTTAACTATGAAGCAGATGGTAAAGAGTATGTCATCTGGGCTTTAACTGCTGGCATTCTGATAAGGACTGCATCAATTGTGTACCAAAGGCAGCCACCATTTTCCGAGCAGAGGCCGAAATTCTGGAGTGATGTTGCTCAGAACACTGCCATGCCATAG
- the LOC18778519 gene encoding spermidine coumaroyl-CoA acyltransferase: protein MHVKIIETTLIVPSTPPFNDDHVLSLSHLDNDPNLRVSFRYVRAYHNTNSSAPSSNPRHVISAALSAALVHYYPLAATLRSRPDHRFELFCSNGQGVPLIFASSDATLDSVSYLDDPAADFVEQLVPDPNPDEAMVHPCVLQVTVFECGGFTLGAAINHALCDGMGATQFFNAVAELARGATRVSVEPVWDRAGLLGPRDPPRIGAPVLHECLSLERGFSPYGQAKMMGPVARECFHVRDECLERFKSELLEQSGLSFTTFEALGAFIWRAKIKALKLPSNDKVTFAYSINVRKLVSPALPAGHWGNGCVAMYVKLSAKDLTEKPIWAVAEQIKKSKSNTTDEYVRSFIDFQELHYEEGITAGKEVSGFTDWRHLRHSTVDFGWGGPVTVLPLSRNLLGSVEPCFFLPPPSSASEGKKDGFRVLVNLRESAISAFREEMQKFSCYEFGLP, encoded by the exons ATGCACGTTAAAATCATAGAAACCACTCTCATCGTTCCATCTACACCCCCATTTAACGACGATCacgtcctctctctctcccacctCGACAACGACCCCAACCTCCGTGTCAGCTTCCGTTATGTCCGCGCCTACCACAACACCAACTCATCCGCTCCCTCCTCCAACCCCCGCCACGTCATCTCCGCAGCCCTCTCCGCCGCTCTCGTCCATTACTACCCTCTCGCCGCCACTCTCCGCAGCCGCCCCGACCACCGCTTCGAGCTCTTTTGCTCCAACGGCCAAGGCGTCCCCCTTATTTTTGCCTCTTCGGACGCCACTCTCGACTCCGTCAGCTACCTCGATGACCCGGCTGCGGATTTTGTCGAACAGTTGGTGCCCGACCCGAACCCCGACGAGGCCATGGTCCACCCGTGCGTGCTGCAAGTCACGGTGTTCGAGTGTGGCGGGTTCACCCTCGGAGCCGCCATTAACCACGCCCTGTGCGACGGAATGGGAGCCACCCAGTTTTTCAATGCCGTGGCTGAGTTGGCTCGCGGGGCTACCCGGGTGTCGGTTGAGCCCGTATGGGACCGGGCGGGCTTGCTGGGACCCAGAGACCCTCCCCGAATTGGTGCACCGGTACTCCATGAGTGCTTGAGTTTGGAGAGGGGGTTCTCACCGTACGGACAGGCAAAGATGATGGGCCCAGTTGCGAGGGAGTGCTTTCATGTGAGGGACGAGTGTCTGGAGCGATTCAAGAGCGAGCTGTTGGAGCAGTCCGGGCTGAGCTTCACCACTTTTGAAGCTTTAGGTGCTTTTATATGGCGCGCCAA GATTAAAGCCTTGAAGCTTCCAAGTAATGACAAGGTAACATTTGCATACTCAATCAACGTACGAAAACTAGTGAGCCCTGCATTACCAGCTGGGCATTGGGGCAACGGATGCGTTGCAATGTACGTGAAGCTGAGCGCCAAAGACTTAACAGAGAAACCCATTTGGGCAGTGGCCGAGCAGATTAAGAAGAGCAAAAGCAACACCACGGATGAGTACGTGCGGTCCTTCATCGATTTTCAGGAGCTTCATTACGAGGAAGGGATCACGGCAGGAAAAGAGGTGAGTGGGTTCACAGATTGGAGGCACCTGCGCCACTCCACAGTTGATTTTGGCTGGGGAGGTCCTGTGACCGTTTTGCCCCTCTCAAGGAACTTGCTTGGCAGCGTTGAGCCTTGCTTTTTCTTGCCGCCTCCGTCGTCTGCGAGTGAAGGGAAGAAAGATGGGTTCAGGGTTTTGGTGAATCTGAGGGAGAGTGCTATATCTGCTTTTAGAGAGGAGATGCAGAAGTTTAGCTGCTATGAATTTGGATTGCCTTGA